From the Labrus mixtus chromosome 17, fLabMix1.1, whole genome shotgun sequence genome, one window contains:
- the c7b gene encoding complement component 7b, with amino-acid sequence MKLNLAARLSSLALLSVLLSSASCQQPLNCRWGPYGDWSVCDGCSRTKVRTRHVEVYAQFGGVPCPGEATETHPCVPLKGCPLETGCGDRFRCTAGQCISRSLVCNGDQDCEDGLDERNCDEDRSHYSCDIDKTPPNSDFTGRGYDVLTGKLRAGVINTLSFGGQCRKVFSGDHKVFYRLPQNILRYNFEVTVENEESDESYESSWSYMQHITANALFGHDRRTFHKQLTDNKAHRLLILKNKVELAQFQNSAPEYLTLAEGFWKAVSSLPHTYDYSAYRQLLQMYGTHYLSEGSLGGDYQALLELDRQALESTSTTNIDYQRCWRKVKRRFFRKKVKTVCEKLTKAFASSHGHSNNKMPIKVNVFGGDPSLIAALSLLDLENPEANGEIYDNWASSVKDFPGVVDQKLRPLYELVKEVQCAGLKKLHLKRATEEYLTEEHPCHCRPCQNNGQPLLTGTECRCVCRPGTSGQACEGGAVIGEQPGVIHGSWSCWSSWGSCSGGQRSRTRSCNNPSPSRGGHHCSGLQAEQKPCEDGEIEYLKVMEPQCFSLSVPPPKICGPPPNLRNGFIQNPRDFYLVGNTVAYSCIDDHYLSGDAVAECTENQKWRTGEMVCKSSTCEIPTLNREVLTTPTKAAYQIGDRVSLSCPAGSLLEGEVSEIMCSPSLLWSPSPADVLCKAVPTAPPPASGLKCKLWETVGENECVCKMPFQCTTSLQLCARLSSSQTRLLGVCQLGALQCMGRSFTLVSDSECNWPEETSCTDCKPGTVCQESTGKCVCLNASECPKDSAPLCISSGDGSAAMTITECEAGARRCSGERLNVISIEACPE; translated from the exons GTGCGAACTCGCCATGTAGAGGTGTACGCCCAGTTTGGGGGTGTGCCATGTCCAGGAGAAGCCACAGAAACACATCCGTGTGTCCCGCTGAAAGGATGTCCCCTGGAAACAGGCTGTGGAGACAGGTTCCGCTGTACCGCTG gTCAGTGTATCAGCAGGTCTCTGGTGTGTAATGGAGATCAGGACTGTGAGGATGGTCTGGATGAGAGAAACTGTGATGAGGACAGAAGCCACTACTCATGTGACATCGACAAAACACCTCCCAACTCTGACTTCACTGGCAGAGG GTACGATGTGCTGACGGGTAAACTGAGAGCAGGTGTGATCAACACTCTGAGCTTCGGGGGGCAGTGCAGGAAGGTTTTCAGTGGAGACCATAAAGTCTTTTATAGACTTCCTCAGAACATCCTCAGGTACAACTTTGAG GTGACAGTTGAAAATGAAGAGAGCGATGAGTCCTATGAAAGCTCCTGGTCTTACATGCAGCACATCACGGCCAACGCTTTGTTTGGACACGACCGTCGCACTTTCCACAAGCAGCTCACTGACAACAAG GCTCACAGACTTTTAATCCTGAAGAATAAAGTGGAGCTGGCCCAGTTTCAGAACTCGGCCCCCGAGTATCTCACTCTGGCTGAAGGCTTCTGGAAGGCTGTATCCTCGCTGCCTCACACATACGACTACTCAGCCTACCGGCAGCTGCTGCAAATGTACGGCACACATTACCTTTCAGAGGGCTCGCTGGGAGGGGACTATCAGGCTCTGTTGGAGCTGGACCGTCAGGCACTTGAATCAACCA GTACAacaaatatagactaccagagGTGTTGGAGAAAAGTGAAACGCCGTTTCTTCAGGAAGAAAGTCAAAACTGTCTGTGAAAAACTGACCAAAGCCTTTGCATCCAGCCACG gacacagcaacaacaaaatgcCCATTAAGGTCAACGTGTTTGGAGGAGATCCATCCCTCATCGCTGCTCTGAGTCTTCTGGATCTGGAGAACCCAGAAGCTAATGGAGAGATCTACGACAACTGGGCGTCGTCTGTCAAAGACTTCCCTGGAGTCGTAGACCAGAAG ctgCGCCCTCTGTACGAGCTGGTGAAGGAGGTGCAGTGTGCAGGTTTAAAGAAGCTCCATCTGAAAAGAGCCACAGAGGAGTACCTGACGGAGGAGCATCCCTGTCACTGCAGGCCCTGCCAGAACAACGGGCAGCCTCTGCTGACCGGCACAGAGTGTCGCTGCGTCTGCCGGCCGGGAACGTCAGGACAAGCGTGTGAGGGGGGAGCTGTGATCGGAGAACAACCAg GGGTTATCCATGGCAGCTGGAGCTGCTGGTCCTCCTGGGGATCCTGctctggaggtcagaggtcaaggACCAGAAGTTGCAACAACCCCTCCCCCAGCAGAGGAGGTCACCACTGCTCCGGACTGCAGGCAGAGCAGAAGCCTTGTGAGGACGGAGAAATCGAGTACTTAAA ggtGATGGAGCCGCAGTGCTTTAGTCTCTCGGTGCCTCCTCCAAAGATATGTGGGCCGCCTCCAAACCTCAGGAATGGATTTATTCAG aatcCCAGAGATTTTTACCTGGTTGGGAACACAGTGGCGTACTCCTGCATAGACGATCATTACCTCAGTGGAGACGCTGTAGCTGAATGCACTGAAAACCAGAAATGGAGAACAGGAGAGATGGTTTGTAAAA GTTCAACATGTGAGATTCCAACACTCAACAGGGAAGTTTTGACCACACCCACCAAAGCAGCCTATCAGATTGGAGACAGAGTGTCCCTGTCCTGTCCTGCAGGATCACTGCTGGAAGGAGAGGTGTCAGAGATCATGTGCAGTCCCAGTCTGCTGTGGTCTCCCTCTCCAGCTGACGTGCTTTGTAAAGCTG TCCCCACAGCTCCCCCTCCTGCATCTGGCCTGAAGTGTAAACTGTGGGAGACAGTAGGagaaaatgagtgtgtgtgcaaaatgCCATTTCAGTGCAC GACTTCCCTGCAGTTGTGTGCCAGACTCAGCTCAAGTCAAACCCGTCTGCTCGGTGTGTGTCAGCTGGGAGCTCTGCAGTGTATGGGGCGGAGCTTCACGCTGGTCAGTGACAGCGAATGTAACTGGCCAGAGGAGACGTCCTGCACGGACTGCAAACCAGGGACAGTCTGTCAGG AATCAACCggaaagtgtgtgtgcctgaACGCCTCAGAGTGCCCCAAAGACTCTGCACCCCTGTGCATCAGCTCAGGTGATGGGAGCGCTGCCATGACGATAACCGAATGCGAGGCGGGAGCCAGAAGGTGTTCTGGGGAGCGGCTCAATGTCATCAGTATTGAGGCTTGTCCAGAATAA